The sequence TGGTGTCTGTTCTGTGAAGCAGTAGAAGAGACCTGCCTTGAGTAAAATACAATTATTTGCATTGAATGAACTGTGTGGGTCTGTCACAAAAAAGTATAGTTTTCACACATATCGTATTTCCAGGTGCATAGAGAACATTACATGTTTTGTGGAGAATCTAAGATCTCCAGTGTTGGAGTTTATTCCATTTTATTGTAACTACCCAAAACATTTTATTTCAAAAAGTGAGACAAAACATAAAACGTGAGTGACAGAAAAAATGTCTTTCAGCAGAGAGAGTTTTGAGCTAAGAGTGTCAACTTGGTATTGTGTCACTGTTGGCCACCATGTGTTCACCACTGTTGGCCACTTCGTACCTGGGTGAGCATCATCATCATTTTACATGTAACATTACAACATTCCCTAATCTCCCAGGGATGGGACAGGTCTTTTCTCAGtaggactgtgtcccaaatgacaccctattccatatatagtgctcAACTaggggccctgttcaaaagtagtgcactacatagggaatagagtgccatttgggacagatccTATACACAGTTGATTCATGTGATTCGACTTCGAGGAAGGGGCTGTGGGGGAGGGGTGGGGCATTGTGGTATAATCCATTTTGGCAGTTATTTTCTCTTTCTAATCCTTTGGTGTTGACCCTCctatagggctcccgagtggtgcaatggtctaaggcactgtatctctgtgctagaggcatcaatacagaccctggttcaattccaggctgtatcacaaatggccatgattgggagtcccatagggcagcacacaattggcccaggggtGTCTgggctaggctgtcattgtaaataagaatttgttcttaactgactagttcaATAAAAATATGTAGTTGAGTGGTTAGTTCCCCACTATGCTGATCTCTGTCTATATCCCCCTTGCCTAGATCATTCCCATTACAGAGTATTCTTACGAGCTTGGCAATATCACTGACATTCTCAATGGTTCTTCCTCATTCCCCTTCAAACTGGCTGAATCATCACTCCAAGTCAGACTGGCTGCAGACAATCATTTCTCCCAAATCCTGATTCACCCTGATGCAGCAGTGTCCTACACCGTGGACATTATTATTACAAATGTAGAGAGTAATTCATTACTAATAGTTTGATTTTGGTTACTTAATTTATTTATAGGAAATGATGGGTGTTTGTACTGGTAGGGCCACATTCAGGGTTGTCTGTGTGATCTGATGTGTCTTGAAAAAACTTCTGATTCAGAACCAACTTTCAATGACCTCAACTTGGTAGTTTCGGTACCCTTATTATTTTGTTTTTTCTGTGGAGAAAGCAGACGTGAAACTGGCCTGTCAGCAGTGTATTATGTAACTATTTAACTATCTCTTGCCCTTAAAGTCGCAGTGTGCCAAGCCCATTGAACTGACTGACCACTGGGTTCTGCCTCACAGGGCCTCACTGACTGACCACTGGGTTCTGCCTCACAGCCTCACTGACTGACCACTGGGTTCTGCCTCACAGGGCCTCACTGACTGACCACTGGGTTCTGCCTCAGAGCCTCACTGACTGACCACTGGGTTCTGCCTCACAGCCTCACTGACTGACCACTGGGTTCTGCCTCACAGGGCCTCACTGACTGACCACTGGGTTCTGCCTCACTGACTGACCACTGGGTTCTGCCTCACAGGGCCTCACAGTTGCACTGACTGAACAGTGGGTTCTGCCTCAGAGCCTCACTGACTGACCACTTGTTTATGCCTCACAGAGCCTCGACTGACCAGTGGGTTCTGCCTCACAGCGCCTCACTGACTGACCACTGGGTTCTGCCTCACAGAGCCTCACTGACTGACCACTGGTTTATGCCTCACAGGGTCTCACTGCAGCACTGGGTTGCTCCACCCAGCGGTCTATGGGGGAAGCATGGTAGGACTGGTCATTATGTCCGTGGAGGACCAGACCATCTGTCTCACTGGCCTTGTTCACTGGAGTCCAGCCAGGTTGTGTGATGAGTGGGTGGGGTGATGGTTGTTTGAAAAGGGGGTTTGGGGATGGTTGAGGGGGGGACACAGGGCTGAATTTAATGCTCTCTAAAAAAGGCTAGAGCAGGTGGACCAAAGCTCACAGGTTAAAAAGGTCTAGCTGAAGCTAAAATGATTCCTCCTAGCCAGCACATTTGTAAGCACAGGCTACATCATCAATGTACGCAACAAAAGCTAAACGAATAGGTAGTTAACAGAAAACTATATCTATTAAAAATCAGATCAGGGAAACATCCTCGGAAAGGTGTCTGGACAGATTAAACCAGCAAGTCATCAGCACTAgggttcccgagtggcgcagctgtctaaggcacatctcagtgctagagacgtcactacaggcccttgttcaattccaggctatatcacatccggtcgtgattgggagtcccatagcgcaccattggcccagcatcgtctggggtaggccgtccttgtaaataagaatttgttcttaacagacttgcatagttaaaggaaggaaaaaaatatatactaaaaTGTTATGTAAGCTTTCAGCGATGGTTGATGGCCAGAGGGAACATACTATTGCTAGAATTCTGTCTATAGAACATGCATCCCAATTCAAGTTAATATTCTGACAATGGCTTCTGTCAAATTGCCACCTGATCAGCTTTATTCTTTCTAGAGACTATTTCAATACATACAAAATCCCATTCTAAATGGTGTTACAGAGGAAAAAAACTTTAAACCCAGACAATAGAGACCGACCACATGCCGACCCCCACCTCCCTGAACCATTTGGCCACATTTTCCAATCACTATGGGTAGCAGCCTGGGACTCGAATGTAAATAAAGTGAAACAACAGTGAGTGCAGTGTTCAGTCTGGCCTGGTAAAAGCCAGGTAAATGTGGGCAGAGGCAGCAGGACGCTGGAATGCTGTATAGACTACTAGAGCAGTTTGGCTTTGTGGAATGCTCCCGCAGGGCTACTTACATAAGACCACCTGCCTCAGGGCTGTTCACTGGGCTACAGAGCTAGGCCAGGGGCTAATATGGCATACTGCACTGCCTGGAGATGGACGCTAATTCTCAGTCACGAATGACTTTTGTTCCCACTGTAGATTCCCTTTCAAACGTACTGTAGATTCACTTTCAATGTAGATTTATTGTGGAAAATGGCTAAGAAGCAGTATGGTTACATGTATTTTGAGGCCTTCAAGTGGCTTTAATAGTCTTACTTCTAGACCAGTCTGATGGATCGGTATCATTGCAGATATTAACTGAGTGTGACTTAAGTGTAGACCTAATGTCCAAAGAAACAGTATGTAAATACAGACACAAAACAGCTTAACAACTGTACCAAACAAGCATGTTTAATTTTCACAATGACACattgacaggtactgtaatatATCAAAAACACATATCTAAAATCCAAAAAACGACAACTCAATTTGCACAGAGAGATCGAGTCTCAAAGACACCGAATAATAGTAACCAGACATTTTCAAAACAAAGGAACGTGTCAAAATGCATTTCCCAATACAATGCTTCTATACTGCATATACATTAACTTTGAGTGGATATCTGAAATGCATCCTTGAATCATCATATAAAATGATATCTTTGTGATGTTGATAATAAATGATACTGGATGAGGAATGATCAGATTTCCTTCTATTAAAAAAGGCCACTAAGATTACTGTAAAATCGGCACATGAAGCCTAACAAACTCATTCACTACAAAGAAAGGAGAAGCTTAGGCCCAAGTGACATTTCGATAAAAGTTATTCTTGCTATCTGAGAAAACGAGGAAGTAGGCTACTGTTTTGCAGCACTGTTAGCTTGTTTTGAAGCTCTGTGATTCACAGAACACTTCAGTTTGGTCATGCAACGTCGCAGCAGAAGGACTAGAAACTAAAAACCTTCAGCATGGATTTTGACTAGGTCCCTTCCTCAACATATTCATGAGGAATATTAGTATGAATTTCAACAACCCATCTGAATGTCCTCCAGCATAGATTTAAAACAATATAGTTGTTGACATTTTGTAGTACACATTTATTTCAGTGATAGACGCACAGGCTTGCAAGGCCGATTTGATGTTTGTCGAAGTGTGCCAATACAAGCTAGGCTAACCTCCAGTACTTATTCCAACTGTACTCAGTGCCATTTAAAATCAGTTTGAAATAAAGGCGAGGTGTGAATTTAATTTTTTAAACACAGCATCTGCTTTCAACTCACAACAGCCATTAAAACAGAGTCAAGGCCAGAAAAGTCATAATTAAAAGTAAAATGCacaatttcaacaacaaaaaaagtctaCAGCATAGATGGTTGGTCAAATATTCAAGTGGCAGAACAATTACAAAAAATGTAATCCATCATCCAAACTAAATATTATGAAAGcattgacagagagaaatagatcaTTACTAAACTTAAATACATAAATATTTTTGTTGTAATATAATCATTTTCCATTGGGCGCCCAAGGCTAATAAAATAGAGATGTTCAAAGCCTATCCAACAGAAATGTAACAACACATGAAAGGTTCAGAGATCGATTTTAAAAACCTGCGGAGTAGACAGGTGTGCGTTGCCTTGCATATGTAGTATTTTCTCTCTGTCCTTGTTGGAGTCTCCCCTTGTCCCTTCTGCCCTGCATTGAGAAGCTTTGGCACAGAGACACCATGGAGggacaggaccacacacacatcacaacatggTGCTAATGAGGGTAGGCCACACATGCAGCAGGCCAGACCAGGCTGAACCCCAGCCTGGGTGAGAGGTGAAGTCACAAGTATCATCAATGTGCTGCTCTCTGTGACACTCAGAGAGTGGGTCAGGGGTGAGGGGGTCAGGGATAAGGGGGTCAGGGCTAAGGGGGTAAAGGTGGCCAGGTGTAGGTTGTGGAGGTGGGGTAGGCAGTGGGAGGGTTAGGGGCTCAGAACAGAGGGTGTCATCAAACCAGACCGCGGCGGAGCCATTTTTCAACCCATCTCCAGAAACCGAGAGCGCTGTACAAACGACAACCCGTCGGCAAGTTTAGCCCGCActtgaaaagaaaaaaaaactccTCCGACTGTCTGATCTGGTCTCTCTCACAGAGAAGACTCCACCTCTCGGGTGATGACGACCTCGGGCTCCGGATGAGGAACCACCTGGACAACTGCAGTGGCCGCCTGCTCCAGGACTGCTGCTCCCTGTGGGGTCTCGTTGATTACATCTATGGCCGAGGCCGCCAGCGCATTCCCCTCACCACTCAGGATCTTCTCCGAGCCTACCGGACCAGCACCAGCCACGCCCAGCTTGTCAGCAGCGCCACAACACAGCTTAGGTGCGCACTGTGTCCGGCAGGAGAGCTCGCAGAGGGAGGCACTTGACTCGGAGTTGATGGTAACAAACTCAGGCTGAATGGTGGTGGCGTGGATGCCCTCATCATGGAAGAAGTCCTTGATGCGCTTGGCCACGTCCATGTAGGACGTGGGGTCGTGACACTTTATGTGCGCCGTGGCGATGATGCGTGAGCCCGCCAGTTGCCAGATGTGCAGTTCGTGGATGGCCAGCACGCCGTCCAGCAAGAGCAGCCGCTCGTTGAGGCGATGCATGTCGATCTGCTTGGGCACCGTCTGCAGGAGGATCAGTGCAGACTCCTTGAGCAGTGGGTAGGTGGTGTAGAGCAGGATACCCACCATGATGATGCACAGCGTGGGGTCCAGGTACAGCACCCAGCACGGTCCCACCACGGTCCGTTGAAAGCTAGAACTGTTGCCGTCGGTGGAGTGGCTGTCGATGCATGGGTTGAAGCATGTCTCGCCGGGCGGGCACGGCCGCCATACGAAGGTGAAGATGAGGGCGTTGACCACCACGATGACAGAGCCCAGGGCGTCGCCCAGCACGTGTAGGAAGACGCCGCGCATGTTGAGCGAGGCCTCGTCGTGGCTGTAGTCCAGCTCCTCGTAGGGAGCGCTGCCGTTCATCTGCATCTCACTGTCGTTACAAACGATCTCTGAAGGAAGAAGACAGAGACGAGGGGTTAAAGTACAAGGGAGGCAAAAGCACAGCCCTGTCACAAatacatccttccttccttcttagCTACCTTGAAATAAGCATCAACCTATAAGTGATTAGATAGGTGAAAGCAGAGTGACCACTATCCCCAATGACAGGCAATTCAGATAGGTAGGAAGGATGCATTTTTACAGAGCCCACATATTTGAGGACAGAAGGAGGAATGTCAGAGAAAATGGTGGGGACTCTTCCAAGGGATGGAGAAAAGAAAATTGAGGTTTTTTTCAAAGACGAGGAATGACTAATACATAAATCGTGAATGACTCACGTGTCCAGCTGCAATTTATCAGTTGACTGGTCCAACTACTGACCCAAACAGAGCATAATGATTGATGACTGCGTCTGGGGTTTTGGAGGACATGGTTGAGGTACCGTAAGTTACGGCTGCCCCAGGTGATAAACACCATCATATGAAGCCAAGTCGTGTTAGACATGAAACCCATTTACTTTGACGTGGGAAAGAAAATAGGCCATAATACATCACCTGAGGCCGGCCTCCAGTTCTAGACATGAACTACAACCAGTGTGGTGGTGGAAGCCAGTAAATTAACCAACCAGTTCTAGACATGAACTACAACCAGTGTGGTGGTGGAAGCCAGTAAATTAACCAACCAGTTCTAGACATGAACTACAACCAGTGTGGTGGTGGAAGCCAGTAAATTAACCAACCCCAACCGACTCATCTGCTTAACACCTCGAGGATCTTCAAATTGTCTGCAGACAAGTGAGACGGCCTAGCACTACGCTACAGCTCATACAGTTACATAATGGCCAATGGCACCAGAACTAGTGCTAGACTAATAGCCTCTGGCTTGGCACACAGCGACGTAGGGGAAATTCATCGGGCTTATAATCTGGGTGTGGGTCACTGCCTTCGATGATGTATGGCTGGGTGGCAGCGACCAGTGCacggagaagggagagatgggcagagCCTGACAGGCCTAGGGTAGGGGGCAAATGACAGTCTCCTGGTTCTACCCTTTTCTGTACCAACAGGAAGCAAGGCAAAGGGCAGCACTCAGTTCCCACATCTTAGTATCAGCAAGAAGATGGTCAAACAGTGTTTTACCTGAAACTGGAGGATCACCAAGTCTAAATCATGATATCCTGTTAATTGATAAAACAATAGAGGACATGAATCCCTGAAGGCATGTGACAGTGACTTAACACAATTATAAACAGAAAGAAAAATGGCTTATAAACACATGGGTTTTGTGAAGCCAACTTCCTGTTATGggtgtagcagcaccagtagtgaCAATAGAGATCACGTGTCTTCATAAAAAGGTCACGATTTGAATGTGTAACAGTTCAAATTCATAAAATTTACCCAATGCAATTGGAGTAACCAAATCAGGATGGTGGAACTCCCACCAGTTTGGTTTTGTAACAAGTCATGACTCGTCTGCCACCATGTAAAACACGTCATACTCATTCCACACAGGGCCAAGTGTCTGCGGGTGTTTGCTCCATCTCTTGTAcctgattgatgaattaaggtcactaattagtaaggaactcccctcagctGGTTGTATAGGTCTTacttgaaaggaaaaaacaaaaagctgcagacactcggccctccgtggaatgagttagACACCCCTGATGCAAGACATCTGCAGGCTGAGTGGGGGCTAGATACTTCCGATAACAAAGATCAACTCAAAACAAACTTATGTTACAGTGAGGGTGAAGGAACCATTAGGTATTTCACTGACAACCTCAGCGGTCATAATTATCCAGTTATTGCCTGATAACTGGACATAAAACATGGTTTCCTAAAGAGATGAAAATAATGAATGAGTTACAAGGTCTGTCTTGCACTCTCATTAACTCTGCTACTTCAAAATGGACACAGCCATGGACCACGTTGTTCTGTATCAAGTCACTGCTGATACCAGTCGCTGAAATGTATGAATATAACAGCCCTGTCCCGGTTCCTGTTCAAAACTTAAAAATCGACTGGCTGGATTTCATCATGACGCTGCCAATACGGCTTTGACTGGTCTGGTAAAAAGGCTCCTACAGCTTACAGGGAAACAGATGATACTGATGATACCCAAGCCAGGAGACACACATCATCCCAGTTACACCTTTGAGATTGTAGTGGATATTGATCCATCTACAATACTACAGAAGAAACCCAGCCAAGACCATGTGAGACTGGTATCATGATCAACAGGGCAGTTGTGTTGAACGTCTCTCCCCAAAGGCAGAAATATCAACAGGTTTTAaggtcatttccatgtaaaaggacccatgaggacCAACATGTGAAGTCCATATAAGCatgtcaaattgggtgtcaaatgaaagtgAAGAGTCCATTTTTGAGAAATTACCAcacatatgtacagtaccagtcaaaagtttggacactcttactcattcaatggtttttctttatttgtagtaTTCtttgcattgtagaataatagtgaaaacatcaaaactatgaaataacacatatggaatcatgtagtaag is a genomic window of Oncorhynchus nerka isolate Pitt River linkage group LG24, Oner_Uvic_2.0, whole genome shotgun sequence containing:
- the slc30a1a gene encoding zinc transporter 1a, with amino-acid sequence MACEPNRVRLICMLSLTFGFFIVEVVVSRITASLAMLSDSFHMLSDVIALLVALVAVRFAQKTQSTNKNTFGWIRAEVMGALVNAVFLTALCFTIILEAVERFTNPHEIEKPHVVIGVGAAGLLVNLLGLCLFHGHAGGGHGHSHGGGGHSHGNKKNKRGKLCKSERPNGSSGEETNNLVGSHNSPPNGVNTERRRHEIVCNDSEMQMNGSAPYEELDYSHDEASLNMRGVFLHVLGDALGSVIVVVNALIFTFVWRPCPPGETCFNPCIDSHSTDGNSSSFQRTVVGPCWVLYLDPTLCIIMVGILLYTTYPLLKESALILLQTVPKQIDMHRLNERLLLLDGVLAIHELHIWQLAGSRIIATAHIKCHDPTSYMDVAKRIKDFFHDEGIHATTIQPEFVTINSESSASLCELSCRTQCAPKLCCGAADKLGVAGAGPVGSEKILSGEGNALAASAIDVINETPQGAAVLEQAATAVVQVVPHPEPEVVITREVESSL